The Collinsella aerofaciens genomic sequence GGCGTGCAGTGAATCACGTTGTAGCCGTCGACCACCAGCAGCTCGGGCTTATTGGAGTGCACCGTCGAGACCGGATCGGCGATGGCCTGCGTAAACGCATTGCCGCCCACGCCATAGGTCGCGGCCGAAACAATCGGCTTGGCCGAGCCCTCGCCAAAGCGCTTGGCCTTAGACTTGGCGCGGTTCTTCTTGGACATGCGCTACTCCTCTCCCATGAGCTCGCCGGCATTGCGGCGCAGCCACTCAAAGCACAGCGCGGTGGTCGCCTGGGCAACGTTGAGACTCTCGGTCATGCCACGCTGGGGAAGCTTGGTCAAAAAGTCGCATTTCTCGAGCACCAGGCGCGAGATGCCGTCGCCCTCGGAGCCCATGACGAGCGCCACGCGGCCCTCGAAGGGAGCATCCCAGCAGCTGCCCTCGGCGTGCTCGGAAGCACCGCCCACCCAAAAGCCAGCAGCCTTGAGGTCGTCGAGCGCACGGGCGATATTAGGAACCTGCGCGATAGGCAGGTGCATGACGGCGCCGGCAGAGGTCTTGTAGCTGCCGACGGTCACACCGGCGGCGCGCTTGTTGGCAATGATGACGCCCGCCGCGCCCACGACCTCGGCGGAGCGCACGATGGCACCAAAGTTGCCGTCGTCGGTCACATGGTCGAGCACGATGACGAGCGCCGGACCGTCGCCCACGCGGTCGAGAATATCGGCGACATCGGCATAGGGGAAGTTGCCCACCTCGAGCGCAATGCCCTGGTGAGCGCCATGGCTCGATAGCGCATCGAGCTGCGCGCGCGGCACATACTTAATGCTGACGCCCGCGGCGTTGAGGTCATCGACCAGACGAGACAGGGCGGCATCGCGCTCCCCGCCCTCGGCAATGAGCGCGCACTTGACGGGAAAGCCGGTACGCAGCGCCTCGGCGGCAGCACGGCGACCTTCGATAAACTCGCCCTTGGGAGCCTGGACAGCATCGCGGTTGCGATCTCGCTGCGGACGCGCAGCTTGGGCTTGGGAGCGCTCGCGCTGGCCCTTGGGAGCGGCAGCGCGGTCGTTGCGGCGAATCGGACGCGAGCCAGAAGCAGCCTGCTTGCCTCCACGCGGCGCACGCTTGCGATTGTCGGCCATAAAGTGACCTCCTAAATACAACTATCAAACGAAACAAAATAAACGACCGCCCATGAATATAAATTCGGGCGGTCGGTACGGGTTTTCCAAGTGCCCGAGATTGCCGTGAAAGAGGAGCGACGCGTACTTGAGTACGCGAGCGACGGTTTGAACGGCAAGGTCGGGTGCTTGGGAAACCCGCGGGGATTAGAGAGATTTGATACGAGTGCCGGCGGCGGTATCTTCAATCGTCAGGCCCAGGTCCTTGAGCTGATCACGGATGGCGTCGGCCAGATCCCAGTTCTTGGCGGCGCGGGCCTCGGCGCGGGCCTCGAGAATCTTGGCAGCGGCCTCGTCCACGTCGTCGCCCGTGTAGGCGACCAGGCCGGCGGCAACGCCTAGCAGACCCAGCGGCAGCTCGACCTTGGGCTCGGGGAGCTCAACGCCAAGCGTATCGAGCAGCTCGGCCAGCGTGTCGGCGGCGGCAAGCGCGGCGGCCTTGTCGGCAGCGTCGCCCGCCTGCTCCAGGTACTGGTTGCACTCGGTCACAAAGCCAAAGACGACACCCATGGCACCAGCGGTGTTAAAGTCGTCGTCCATGCACTCCTTAAAGGCGGCACGAGTCTCAGCGGCCTTGGCGGCAAACGCCTCGGCGGCAGCCGCATCGGCATCGGCCGTCGCATGGTTCGCGGCCCAGCGCAGGTTCTCGACCGTACCGGCGATACGCGTGAGCGAGTTCTCGGCACCCTCCAGGCGCTCCCAAGAAAAGTCGAGCGGCGAGCGATAGCTCGTCTGCAGCATCAGCAGGCGCAGGGCAGCAGCGGAGTGCTGCTCGAGCACCTCGGCCAGCGTAAAGAAGTTACCGAGCGACTTGGACATCTTCTCGCCGTCGACCAGCAGCATGCCCGTGTGCATCCAGGTGTTGGAGAAACCCTGGTGCCAGGCGCAGGTGGCCTGGGCGCACTCGTTCTCGTGATGCGGGAAGGCAAGGTCGGAGCCACCGCCGTGGATGTCGATCGGGGTACCCAGGTAGCGGTGCACCATGGCGGCGCACTCGGTGTGCCAACCGGGACGGCCCTCGCCCCAGGGACTCGGCCAGCTGGGCTCGCCAGGCTTGGCGGCCTTCCACAGGGCAAAGTCGAGCGGATCGTTCTTGTCCTCGTTCTCCTCGATGCGCGCGCCAACCATAAGGTCGTCGATGTTGCGGCCCGAGACCTGACCATAGTTGGGATCGCTGCGCACGGCAAAGTACACATCGCCGTTATCGGCGGCGTAAGCGTGGCCCTGCTCGATAAGCGTCTTGATCATGGCGATCATGGGGCCGATCTCTTTGGTGGCACGAGGACGCACATCCGGATCGAGCACGTTGGCGGCGCGCATGACGCCGATGAACTTGTCGGAGAACTCTGTCGCGACCTCGGCGGCAGTGCGGCCCTGCTCGTTGGCGCGCTTGATGATCTTGTCATCGACATCGGTGAGGTTCTGGGCAAACGTGACCTCGTAGCCGCTCGCGATGAGCCAGCGACGAATCACGTCAAAGCTGATGAACGTGCGGGCATTGCCGATGTGAATGTTGTCATAGACCGTGGGGCCGCACACGTACATGCGGACCTTGCCGGACTCGATGGGCTGGAACTCTTCCTTTTTATGGGTAGCGCTGTTGTAGATACGCATTCGTTACTCCTTAACGGTTTTCTGTAGCAGGCAGACGGCCCAGGCGCCGATTCCCTCGCCCTGGCCTTCCCAACCGAGCCTTTCGGTCGTAGTGGCGGCGACGCCCACGTTTTCGACATCGACGCCCAGGGCATGGGCGAGGTTGGCGCGCATGGCATCGCGGTGCGGGGTGATCTTGGGTTGCTGACAGGCAATGGTGCAATCGGCATCGACAAACTCAAAGCCCAGCTCGCGCGCATAGTCCATCACGCGGGCAAGCAGCACCATCGAATCGGCACCCTCGTAGGCGGGATCGGTGTCGGGGAATAGCTTGCCGATGTCTCCCCCGCGGCAGGCGCCCAGAATGGCGTCGGCCAAGGCGTGCGCGAGCACATCGGCATCCGAGTGGCCCAGCAGGCCGCGCTCGTAGGGAATGTCGACACCGCCGATGATACATCGACGCCCCTCCACCAGACGGTGGACGTCGTAGCCATGGCCAATGCGCAGGTTACTGAACATGGGGAAGGTCCTCTCCCTCGGCCATGCGGCCAAGCAGAATCGCGGTTACGGGACGCAAGTCCTCGGGCACCGTCACCTTAAGGTTATCGCGCGGGCTCTGGACGCAGCGGACGCGCCCACCCATGCGCTCGACCAGCGACGAATCATCGGTGCCGATAAAGCCCTCGGCAATGGCTACAGCGTGGGCGCGCTTCATAGCATCGACGCTAAAGATCTGCGGCGTCTGCGCGGCCCAATAGAGCTCACGCGGCGGCGTCTCGACGATATTATCGCCGTCGACGATCTTGAGCGTGTCGATCGCGGGCTGACCGCACACGACACCGTCGAGGGCGCGGTCGCCCACAAGCACGTCGATCGCGTGGTCGATGGCCTCGGTCGTAATGAGCGGACGAGCACCATCGTGAATGGCAACGTATTCAAAGCCCGCCGGAACCGCATGCACGCCGGCACGGGTGGAATCCTGGCGGGTATCGCCGGCATCGGCAAAGCTGATGGGCGTGTCATAGTCAAACGGGTCGATGGCCAGGCGGCGCATCTCGGCACGGCGCTCGGCAGGACACACCACCACGATGTGGCCGACCTTGTCGCTCCGGTCGAACGCGCGGATGGACCAGCTCATAAGCGGAC encodes the following:
- the ispF gene encoding 2-C-methyl-D-erythritol 2,4-cyclodiphosphate synthase, with the protein product MFSNLRIGHGYDVHRLVEGRRCIIGGVDIPYERGLLGHSDADVLAHALADAILGACRGGDIGKLFPDTDPAYEGADSMVLLARVMDYARELGFEFVDADCTIACQQPKITPHRDAMRANLAHALGVDVENVGVAATTTERLGWEGQGEGIGAWAVCLLQKTVKE
- the cysS gene encoding cysteine--tRNA ligase, translated to MRIYNSATHKKEEFQPIESGKVRMYVCGPTVYDNIHIGNARTFISFDVIRRWLIASGYEVTFAQNLTDVDDKIIKRANEQGRTAAEVATEFSDKFIGVMRAANVLDPDVRPRATKEIGPMIAMIKTLIEQGHAYAADNGDVYFAVRSDPNYGQVSGRNIDDLMVGARIEENEDKNDPLDFALWKAAKPGEPSWPSPWGEGRPGWHTECAAMVHRYLGTPIDIHGGGSDLAFPHHENECAQATCAWHQGFSNTWMHTGMLLVDGEKMSKSLGNFFTLAEVLEQHSAAALRLLMLQTSYRSPLDFSWERLEGAENSLTRIAGTVENLRWAANHATADADAAAAEAFAAKAAETRAAFKECMDDDFNTAGAMGVVFGFVTECNQYLEQAGDAADKAAALAAADTLAELLDTLGVELPEPKVELPLGLLGVAAGLVAYTGDDVDEAAAKILEARAEARAAKNWDLADAIRDQLKDLGLTIEDTAAGTRIKSL
- the rlmB gene encoding 23S rRNA (guanosine(2251)-2'-O)-methyltransferase RlmB, coding for MADNRKRAPRGGKQAASGSRPIRRNDRAAAPKGQRERSQAQAARPQRDRNRDAVQAPKGEFIEGRRAAAEALRTGFPVKCALIAEGGERDAALSRLVDDLNAAGVSIKYVPRAQLDALSSHGAHQGIALEVGNFPYADVADILDRVGDGPALVIVLDHVTDDGNFGAIVRSAEVVGAAGVIIANKRAAGVTVGSYKTSAGAVMHLPIAQVPNIARALDDLKAAGFWVGGASEHAEGSCWDAPFEGRVALVMGSEGDGISRLVLEKCDFLTKLPQRGMTESLNVAQATTALCFEWLRRNAGELMGEE
- the ispD gene encoding 2-C-methyl-D-erythritol 4-phosphate cytidylyltransferase; protein product: MAPVCAVVVAGGSGQRFGNPGGKQLVNVAGRPLMSWSIRAFDRSDKVGHIVVVCPAERRAEMRRLAIDPFDYDTPISFADAGDTRQDSTRAGVHAVPAGFEYVAIHDGARPLITTEAIDHAIDVLVGDRALDGVVCGQPAIDTLKIVDGDNIVETPPRELYWAAQTPQIFSVDAMKRAHAVAIAEGFIGTDDSSLVERMGGRVRCVQSPRDNLKVTVPEDLRPVTAILLGRMAEGEDLPHVQ